Proteins encoded within one genomic window of Setaria italica strain Yugu1 chromosome IV, Setaria_italica_v2.0, whole genome shotgun sequence:
- the LOC101757177 gene encoding putative tRNA (cytidine(32)/guanosine(34)-2'-O)-methyltransferase — translation MGKASKDKRDIYYRKAKEEGWRARSAFKLLQIDQEFNIFHGVKRVVDLCAAPGSWSQVLSRNVYVPAKQSPDYKEGDLPLIVAIDLQPMAPIEGVIQVQGDITNARTAEVVIRHFDGCKADLVVCDGAPDVTGLHDMDEFVQSQLILAALTIVTHVLKVGGKFVAKIFRGKDTSLLYCQLKLFFSQVTFAKPKSSRNSSIEAFAVCENYSPPEGFKEEDLYHLLEKVGTPSGADDLDCRSGWLEGPNKVYIPFLACGDLSGYDSDRSYPLPSTEGGSYRSLDPVQPPIAPPYKTALEMKKASSHGASADTVRPSADS, via the exons atggGCAAGGCCTCCAAGGACAAGAGG GACATATACTACCGGAAGGCCAAGGAGGAAGGATGGAGAGCTCGTAGCGCCTTCAAGCTCCTCCAGATAGACCAGGAGTTCAACATCTTCCATG GAGTGAAGCGTGTGGTTGATCTCTGTGCTGCTCCTGGAAGCTGGAGTCAG GTTTTGAGCAGGAACGTCTACGTACCAGCAAAACAGTCCCCTGATTACAA GGAAGGCGACCTTCCTCTCATTGTTGCAATTGACTTGCAACCGATGGCTCCAATAGAAGGTGTTATACAAGTGCAGGGAGACATCACTAATGCTCGGACAGCCGAAGTG GTTATTAGGCATTTTGATGGATGCAAAGCAGATTTGGTGGTTTGCGATGGCGCTCCTGATG TTACTGGGCTTCATGATATGGACGAATTTGTTCAGTCCCAGCTTATACTTGCG GCACTTACGATCGTGACTCATGTACTCAAAGTTGGTGGAAAATTTGTTGCGAAGATCTTTCGGGGTAAAGATACGAGTCTCTTGTACTGCCAG CTAAAATTGTTCTTCTCACAAGTTACATTTGCGAAGCCGAAAAGTAGCCGGAACTCAAGCATTG AGGCGTTTGCAGTTTGTGAGAATTATTCACCTCCTGAAGGGTTCAAGGAGGAAGATCTTTACCACCTGCTAGAGAAAGTGGGGACTCCTTCAGGAGCTGACGACTTAG ATTGCAGAAGTGGATGGCTCGAGGGACCAAACAAGGTCTATATTCCATTTCTAGCCTGTGGGGATCTCAGTGGCTACGATTCGGACCGTTCATACCCGCTCCCGAGCACGGAAGGCGGCTCCTACCGTAGCTTGGATCCAGTCCAGCCTCCCATCGCCCCGCCTTACAAAACCGCCCTGGAGATGAAGAAGGCTTCCAGCCACGGTGCTAGTGCAGATACTGTCAGACCATCTGCGGACTCTTGA
- the LOC101772557 gene encoding glycosyltransferase family 64 protein C4, producing the protein MPRMTKLLLQLQAAADRRHGHGSGLGFVPGAGRRHPPTPRHASAAGRFAPSCLVLCLLALAAAATTLALALALTLHRHVPDPAAAAPGASPRGFAVVINTWRRYALLRRSVAHYAACPGVDAVHVVWSEPRPPPEHLRRAVLNGTRRGIVRFDINGIDSLNNRFRPIRGLAADAVFSVDDDLIVPCSTLRFAFDVWRSAPSAMVGFVPRMHWLADPRGGGTKEYRYGSWWSVWWTGTYSMVLSKASFFHRQYLDLYTNQMLPSIRKYVNENRNCEDIAMSFLVANATGAPPIWVQGRIFEIGSSGISSLKGHGLQRSRCLNTFAAMYGHMPLVATTVKAVDSRKSWFW; encoded by the exons ATGCCCCGGATGACCAAGCTGCTGCTCcagctgcaggcggcggcggaccggaGGCACGGCCACGGCAGCGGCCTCGGCTTCGTcccgggcgccgggcgccgccacccgccgacGCCCCGCCacgcgtccgccgccggcagATTCGCCCCGTCCTGCCTCGTCCTCTgcctcctcgccctcgccgcggcggccaccacgctcgcgctcgcgctcgcgctcACGCTCCACCGCCACGtccccgaccccgccgccgccgcgcctggcGCCTCGCCACG CGGCTTCGCGGTGGTGATCAACACGTGGCGGCGCTACGCGCTCCTGCGGCGGTCCGTGGCCCACTACGCTGCCTGCCCCGGCGTCGACGCCGTCCACGTCGTGTGGAGCgagccgcgcccgccgcccgagcACCTGCGCCGGGCCGTCCTCAACGGGACCCGCCGCGGGATCGTGCGCTTCGATATCAACGGCATCGACAGCCTCAACAACAGGTTCAGGCCCATCCGGGGGCTCGCCGCGGACGCCGTCTTCTCCGTCGACGACGACCTCATCGTCCCGTGCTCCACGCTCCGGTTCGCCTTCGACGTGTGGCGGAGCGCACCCTCCGCCATGGTCGGCTTCGTGCCGCGGATGCACTGGCTTGCCGACCCG AGAGGAGGTGGTACAAAGGAATACCGATATGGAAGCTGGTGGTCAGTTTGGTGGACAGGCACATATAGTATGGTTCTGTCCAAAGCGAGTTTCTTCCACAGGCAGTACTTGGATCTATATACCAACCAAATGCTACCGTCAATTCGCAAATATGTGAATGAAAATAG GAATTGTGAGGATATTGCAATGTCTTTTCTTGTTGCAAATGCTACCGGAGCTCCACCAATATGGGTACAAG GAAGGATATTTGAGATTGGATCGAGTGGCATCAGCAGTTTGAAAGGCCATGGTTTGCAGAGATCCAGATGCCTCAACACATTTGCTGCCATGTATGGCCATATGCCTCTCGTAGCCACCACAGTCAAGGCTGTCGACAGCCGCAAGAGCTGGTTCTGGTGA
- the LOC101757569 gene encoding thylakoid lumenal 16.5 kDa protein, chloroplastic has translation MVAIATEAWALAGCGAASKVAAAAVQELPAQQHPPAAACRAKFRGVSINGGQDRREAAVVVGRRSGLASCVLAALAASFSPLAADRPARALVLEEDDDIELLERVKEDRKKRLEKQGIISASGTETGYLQDLIYKLSKVGQAIDKDDLPAASSVLGPSTDAQWVQNINAAFSKFSSSPEERSTVDSFNASLASLFTSVNKLDAESSKSAFVSSATALEKWIALAGLSGQLKGF, from the exons ATGGTGGCCATTGCTACCGAGGCATGGGCGCTCGCCGGATGTGGCGCGGCGtccaaggtggcggcggcggcggtgcaggagctGCCAGCGCAGCAGCATCCCCCAGCGGCAGCATGCAGGGCCAAGTTCAGAGGCGTCAGCATCAACGGAGGCCAGGACCGGCGTgaggccgccgtcgtcgtcggccgacGGAGCGGCCTGGCGTCATGCGTGCTCGCCGCCCTGGCGGCGTCGTTCtccccgctcgccgccgaccgccCCGCGCGGGCTCTTGTGCTCGAGGAGGACGATGACATCGAGCTGCTGGAGCGCGTCAAGGAGGACAGGAAGAAGCGCCTGGAGAAGCAAGGGATCATCAGCGCCTCAGGCACCGAGACTG GGTACTTGCAGGACCTCATCTACAAGTTGAGCAAAGTTGGGCAGGCCATTGACAAGGACGATCTCCCAGCCGCGAGCAGCGTCCTGGGTCCAAGTACAGATGCCCAGTGGGTGCAGAACATCAATGCAGCTTTTTCCAAG TTCAGCTCGAGCCCAGAGGAGAGGAGCACGGTTGATAGCTTCAACGCCTCCTTGGCCTCATTGTTCACATCAG TGAACAAGCTTGATGCTGAATCCTCCAAGTCGGCGTTTGTGTCGTCAGCCACAGCGTTGGAGAAATGGATAGCGTTAGCCGGACTGAGTGGCCAGCTCAAAGGCTTCTAA
- the LOC101758381 gene encoding uncharacterized protein LOC101758381, which produces MASEELVHKVQALIERCLQVYMNQKEVIDTLSQHAKIEPCITELVWRQLEQQNPLFFKAYYMRLMLKNQIMVFNKLLEDQLQIMNKEFPPGIPSMSLPNGSNSNQLKQNSCFLPETAPGSAVPNGIMHNGSSSGIINGTPSGDQLLNAGKDLHGLHSGIDASTSLQSDQNATAVLFGDNGASATIKTESGYSSNADFAFCGNTFLESCQSIGDASGGGSFSSSELNGQPLNDSILDMESSSFSFLNQIPQSFIFSDLAEDFSQSAEMTPFLTSETNNFSDSTGGDHTG; this is translated from the exons ATGGCGAGCGAGGAGCTAGTCCACAAG GTCCAGGCTCTTATAGAGCGCTGCCTTCAGGTGTATATGAACCAGAAAGAAGTAATCGATACCCTCTCTCAACACGCAAAGATAGAGCCTTGTATTACTGAACTTG TTTGGCGACAACTTGAGCAACAGAATCCTCTATTTTTCAAGGCATACTATATGAGGCTAATGCTTAAGAATCAGATAATGGTCTTCAACAAGCTTCTTGAGGATCAGCTTCAGATCATGAATAAAGAATTTCCTCCAGGGATCCCTTCTATGTCTCTTCCTAATGGCTCTAACTCCAACCAAT TAAAGCAAAATTCATGCTTTTTGCCGGAGACTGCTCCTGGATCTGCAGTGCCAAATGGTATAATGCACAATGGAAGTTCAAGTGGTATAATAAATGGCACGCCATCTGGTGATCAATTACTCAATGCTGGTAAAGACTTGCATGGTCTTCACAGTGGAATTGATGCTTCAACTAGTCTGCAGTCGGACCAGAATGCAACTGCTGTCCTGTTTGGTGACAATGGGGCAAGTGCGACAATAAAGACAGAGTCTGGCTATTCAAGTAATGCTGATTTTGCTTTCTGCGGGAATACTTTCCTGGAATCATGCCAGTCAATAGGTGATGCATCTGGTGGTGGATCCTTCAGTAGCTCAGAGTTGAATGGGCAACCACTGAATGATTCGATTTTGGATATGGAATCATCATCATTTAGCTTCTTGAACCAGATTCCGCAAAGTTTCATCTTTTCAGACTTGGCAGAGGATTTCAGCCAAAGTGCAG AAATGACGCCATTCCTCACTTCTGAAACAAATAACTTCTCTGATTCAACTGGAGGAGATCATACAG GTTGA
- the LOC101759066 gene encoding pentatricopeptide repeat-containing protein At5g48910 — translation MPASPWPTPRSVRQASQLHAMLTTSGRIVHPTSAGHLLNSLTNCLSAPRHLRYALSLFDTLPQDSTFLFDTALRACLRASAGADHPVLLFRRMRRGGVRADAFTFHFLFRCCALPRGRAVLCRMLHAACLRTMLPSAAPLVANPLIHMYAALGLTDSARRVFDEIPVKDPVVWTTVIGGLAKMGMLDEARRLLVQAPERNVISWTSLIAGYSRAGRAAEAVDCFNSMLSDGVAPDEVTVICVLSACSQLKDLDIGRSLHFLVGEKKIRMSDNLVVALIDMYAKCGDIACAQGIFDAVGRGQKPEPWNAIIDGYCKLGHVDVARSLFDQMDAPDVITFNSMITGYIHSGRLRDALVLFIQMRRHDLRADNFTVVSLLTACASLGALPQGRALHASIEQRLVEEDVYLGTALVDMYMKCGRVDEATIVFQRMGERDVRTWSAMIAGLAFHGMGKVALEYFCQMKHDGFQPNSVTYIAVLTACSHSCLLNEGRMHFNEMRSLHRIQPQIEHYGCMIDLLARSGLLDEAMNLVQTMPMQPNAVIWGSILSACRVHKKIDLARHAAENLLKLEPDEDAVYVQLYNIYIDSRQWVDAKRIRMLMEERGVKKTAGYSSITVAGQVHKFVVNDQSHPWKFEIIAMMEEIAHRLKSVGYSPITSKITVDVDEEEKEQALLAHSEKMAIAFGLISLAPNLPIHIMKNLRVCEDCHSAIKLISKLWNREIIVRDRSRFHHFRDGTCSCNDFW, via the coding sequence ATGCCGGCGTCGCCATGGCCGACCCCTCGCTCGGTGCGGCAAGCGTCCCAGCTCCACGCCATGCTCACCACATCCGGCAGGATCGTCCACCCGACCTCCGCCGGGCACCTCCTCAACTCCCTCACCAACTGCCTCTCGGCCCCGCGCCACCTCCGCTACGCGCTCAGCCTGTTCGACACATTGCCGCAGGACTCCACGTTCCTCTTCGACACCGCCCTGCGCGCCTGCCTCCGCGCGTCCGCCGGCGCGGACCATCCGGTCCTCCTCTTCCGCCGCATGCGCCGCGGGGGCGTCCGCGCGGACGCCTTCACGTTCCACTTCCTCTTCAGGTGCTGCGCCCTCCCCCGCGGTCGCGCTGTGCTCTGCCGGATGCTGCACGCCGCGTGCCTCCGGACCATGCTCCCCTCTGCCGCGCCGCTCGTAGCCAACCCCCTCATCCACATGTACGCCGCGCTCGGGCTCACGGACAGCGCGCGCCGGGTGTTCGACGAGATACCTGTCAAGGACCCGGTTGTGTGGACAACGGTGATCGGTGGGCTGGCCAAGATGGGGATGCTCGATGAAGCGCGGAGGCTCCTTGTGCAGGCACCGGAGAGGAACGTGATCTCATGGACTAGCTTGATTGCCGGCTACTCTCGTGCAGGTCGGGCTGCTGAGGCTGTGGATTGCTTCAACAGCATGCTTTCAGATGGTGTCGCGCCGGATGAGGTTACGGTGATTTGTGTGCTCTCAGCTTGTTCGCAGCTAAAGGATTTGGACATTGGACGCTCACTGCACTTTCTGGTTGGGGAGAAGAAGATCCGGATGAGCGACAATCTTGTTGTTGCGCTCATCGACATGTATGCCAAGTGTGGTGACATTGCCTGTGCACAGGGGATCTTTGACGCTGTGGGAAGAGGCCAAAAGCCTGAGCCATGGAATGCTATCATTGACGGGTACTGCAAGCTTGGCCATGTTGATGTTGCTAGGTCTCTGTTTGATCAAATGGACGCCCCTGATGTCATCACATTCAACTCGATGATCACTGGATACATCCACAGTGGCCGGCTTAGAGACGCATTAGTGTTGTTCATTCAGATGAGGAGACACGACCTGCGCGCTGATAATTTTACAGTGGTGAGCCTTCTCACTGCTTGTGCAAGCTTAGGTGCACTGCCTCAGGGCAGGGCTTTGCATGCTTCAATTGAGCAGAGGCTGGTGGAAGAAGATGTTTACCTTGGAACCGCACTTGTGGATATGTACATGAAATGTGGGAGGGTGGATGAGGCAACCATTGTGTTCCAGCGGATGGGTGAAAGAGATGTTCGCACTTGGAGTGCCATGATTGCAGGTCTTGCTTTCCATGGGATGGGTAAGGTTGCTCTGGAGTATTTCTGCCAGATGAAACACGATGGTTTTCAGCCCAACTCAGTTACCTACATTGCTGTTCTTACTGCATGCAGCCACTCATGCCTGCTTAATGAAGGTCGAATGCATTTCAATGAGATGAGATCGTTGCACAGGATACAGCCTCAGATTGAGCACTATGGCTGCATGATAGATTTGCTTGCTCGAAGTGGGCTCTTGGATGAAGCTATGAATCTTGTTCAGACGATGCCAATGCAACCAAATGCTGTCATATGGGGCTCCATCTTGAGTGCTTGCAGAGTTCACAAAAAAATTGACCTAGCTCGACATGCTGCAGAGAATCTTCTGAAGTTAGAGCCTGACGAGGATGCTGTCTATGTTCAGTTGTATAACATATACATAGACTCTAGACAATGGGTAGATGCAAAAAGGATAAGGATGTTGATGGAGGAACGGGGAGTTAAGAAGACGGCAGGTTACAGTTCGATTACTGTGGCTGGGCAGGTGCACAAGTTTGTTGTTAATGACCAATCACACCCTTGGAAGTTTGAGATCATTGCAATGATGGAGGAAATTGCACACAGGCTAAAGTCTGTAGGTTATTCACCGATCACATCAAAGATAACAGTGGATGTTGATGAGGAAGAGAAAGAGCAAGCACTTTTAGCCCACAGTGAGAAGATGGCAATTGCTTTTGGTCTCATTAGCCTTGCACCCAACTTACCGATTCATATCATGAAGAACCTGAGGGTCTGTGAGGACTGCCACTCGGCAATCAAGTTAATCTCCAAGCTTTGGAACCGGGAAATCATTGTTAGAGACCGGAGTAGGTTCCACCATTTCCGAGACGGAACATGTTCTTGCAATGATTTTTGGTGA
- the LOC101759471 gene encoding probable non-specific lipid-transfer protein 2 — translation MAMGKATATTVLVLCVLLVAAARPLDAAACNPSALSPCGGALIGRAVTEGCCVQLKKQQPCLCQYARNPAYSNYVNGPAAQSLTKACGLPKMKC, via the coding sequence ATGGCCatgggcaaggcgacggccacCACCGTGCTCGTGCTGTGCGTCCTGCTGGTGGCGGCCGCGCGGCCGCTGGACGCGGCGGCGTGCAACCCGTCCGCGCTGAGCCCGTGCGGCGGCGCCCTGATCGGCCGGGCGGTGACGGAGGGGTGCTGCGTGCAGCTGAAGAAGCAGCAGCCGTGCCTCTGCCAGTACGCGCGCAACCCGGCCTACAGCAACTACGTCAATGGCCCCGCCGCGCAGAGCCTCACCAAGGCGTGCGGCCTCCCCAAGATGAAGTGCTGA
- the LOC101759879 gene encoding uncharacterized protein LOC101759879, with protein sequence MEGLFKLNPNASPFIPGSLSSFAVADKAQENQDKALENQAESSSKGETSGDTFDPSKYEENDMDPVALANMVFSMFPNVSTDFIDELLKANDFDINLTVDMLDELSSQDMLHDDAEDINDLHDGQGLPGDDYHHAEVSESSSNPNQDLQNEKSATTSDVKSVLPKFLNINLLDNDLGLPNDDKSAGASATK encoded by the exons ATGGAAGGGTTGTTCAAGTTGAATCCAAATGCCAGTCCTTTCATACCTGGATCCCTGAGTTCATTTGCAGTTGCAGACAAGGCCCAAGAAAACCAAGACAAGGCCCTTGAAAACCAAGCAG AGTCATCATCAAAGGGTGAAACTTCTGGTGACACTTTTGATCCTTCGAAGTATGAGGAAAATGACATGGATCCAGTTGCTCTAGCCAATATGGTCTTTTCAATGTTCCCAAATGTCTCCACAGATTTCATTGATGAGTTACTCAAGGCAAATGATTTTGACATAAATCTGACTGTTGATATGCTTGACGAGCTGAGCTCACAAGATATGCTTCATGATGATGCTGAAGATATCAATGACCTGCATGATGGCCAG GGCCTACCTGGTGACGATTACCACCATGCTGAAGTGTCTGAGAGTAGCAGCAACCCCAATCAAGATCTGCAGAATGAGAAGTCGGCAACAACTTCTGATGTGAAATCTGTCCTGCCAAAGTTCTTGAATATCAATTTGCTTGACAATGACCTG GGCCTGCCCAATGATGATAAGTCAGCGGGGGCTTCAGCTACaaagtga
- the LOC101760298 gene encoding uncharacterized protein LOC101760298 gives MKPAARSKKQGRGAFCNLPLLLLIGAIQFLVIYSPAIDRYMVMITNGKPGFPSLLLDGRRGFKLVEEEFIPEPRVVCDFADPRSDVCELEGAIRIRGSTSEVFVVAPGGGGAANVTGLGAGMNATSWRIQPYTRKGEARVMRGITELTVRVVAAGEAPACTVRHDVPAVVYSNGGYCGNYYHDFNDNIIPLFITSRHLGGEVQLLVAQKQQWWFHKYREIVDGLTNYEAVDLGGDGAGEVRCFRRATLGLRSHKDLSIDPRRSPRNLSMVDFKRFLMWRYALPREHAIRTDDDDEPGRKPRMLIIARQSRRRFMNLPEIVALAEEVGFDVTTSDVMSPPKKTTTSGAGSGSAAAGDEGHARMADASALVNSFDAMVAVHGSGLTNLMFLPMNAVVVQVVPLGRMESLAMDEYGVPPRDMNMRYLQYNITAEESTLSDAYPRTHPVLLDPMPIHKQSWSLVKDIYLGQQDVRLDLRRFRPVLEKVIRLLR, from the exons AtgaagccggcggcgaggagcaagAAGCAGGGCAGGGGAGCCTTCTGCAACctcccgctgctgctcctcattGGGGCCATCCAGTTCTTGGTCATCTACTCCCCCGCCATTGATCGATACATGGTGATGATCACAAATG GCAAGCCTGGGTTTCCATCGCTGCTGCTGGATGGCAGGAGAGGATTTAAAttggtggaggaggagttcATCCCGGAGCCCCGCGTGGTGTGCGACTTCGCGGACCCGAGGTCGGACGTGTGCGAGCTGGAGGGCGCCATCCGCATCCGCGGGAGCACGTCGGAGGTGTTCGTGGtggcccccggcggcggcggtgcggcgaaCGTGACGGGTCTCGGCGCCGGCATGAACGCCACGAGCTGGAGGATCCAGCCCTACACCCGCAAGGGCGAGGCCCGCGTGATGCGCGGCATCACGGAGCTGACGGTGCGcgtggtggccgccggcgaggccccggCGTGCACGGTGCGGCACGACGTGCCGGCGGTGGTGTACTCGAACGGCGGCTACTGCGGCAACTACTACCACGACTTCAACGACAACATCATCCCGCTGTTCATCACGTCGCGGCACCtgggcggcgaggtgcagctGCTGGTGGCGCAGAAGCAGCAGTGGTGGTTCCACAAGTACCGGGAGATCGTGGACGGGTTGACCAACTACGAGGCGGTggacctcggcggcgacggcgccggcgaggtgcgGTGCTTCCGGCGCGCCACCCTGGGGCTCCGCAGCCACAAGGACCTGAGCATCGacccgcgccgctcgccgcgcaACCTGTCCATGGTCGACTTCAAGCGCTTCCTCATGTGGCGGTACGCGCTGCCGCGGGAGCACGCCATCcgcaccgacgacgacgacgagccagGGCGGAAGCCACGGATGCTGATCATCGCGCGGCAGTCGCGGCGGCGCTTCATGAACCTCCCCGAGATCGTGGCGCTGGCGGAGGAGGTCGGGTTCGACGTGACGACGTCGGACGTGATGTCGCCGCCCAAGAAGACGACCACCAGTGGCGCCGGctcagggtcggcggcggcgggggacgaGGGTCACGCGCGGATGGCGGACGCGTCTGCGCTGGTGAACTCGTTCGACGCGATGGTGGCGGTGCACGGGTCGGGCCTGACGAACCTGATGTTCCTGCCGATGAAcgcggtggtggtgcaggtggtGCCGCTGGGGCGGATGGAGAGCCTCGCCATGGACGAGTACGGggtgccgccgcgggacatGAACATGCGGTACCTGCAGTACAACATCACGGCGGAGGAGAGCACGCTGTCGGATGCGTACCCGCGGACGCACCCCGTGCTCCTCGACCCCATGCCCATCCACAAGCAGAGCTGGTCCCTCGTCAAGGACATCTACCTCGGCCAGCAGGACGTCAGGCTCGACCTCCGCCGCTTCAGGCCCGTACTCGAGAAGGTCATCCGGCTGCTCCGGTGA